A single Bacteroidales bacterium DNA region contains:
- a CDS encoding aminotransferase class V-fold PLP-dependent enzyme, translating into MKSFASDNWAGACPEVMQAIINANQGHSPAYGDDPHTAEAKAEFKKVFGEQSETFFVYNGTAANIISLASNSQSFNSIICSEHAHINVDECGAAEKFAGIKLLDLPNVDGKLTPEIILPHVKAERYPHQSVPGIISITQATELGTLYSVHEIKALADLSHKYNLLLHIDGARITNAAVALNCTMKEMITDTGVDILSFGGTKNGLMFGEAVVFLKPELTRYFELFRKQGMQLASKMRFISAQFTALLRNDVWKKNAANANAMAQYLGLKLAAIPEIKISQKIETNGIWAVIPKAFATKMQEAQFFYPWDESKDEYRIMTAFDTTKEEIDIFIKSILS; encoded by the coding sequence ATTAAATCATTTGCCAGTGATAATTGGGCAGGAGCCTGCCCCGAAGTAATGCAAGCCATTATTAATGCTAATCAAGGACACTCACCAGCCTATGGTGATGATCCACATACCGCAGAAGCAAAAGCAGAATTTAAAAAAGTTTTTGGTGAGCAAAGCGAAACATTTTTTGTGTATAACGGAACGGCGGCTAATATTATCTCTTTGGCAAGTAACAGTCAATCTTTTAATTCTATAATTTGTTCTGAGCATGCACATATAAATGTGGATGAATGTGGTGCAGCCGAGAAATTTGCAGGAATAAAATTGCTTGATTTACCTAATGTTGACGGTAAATTAACTCCCGAGATAATTTTACCGCATGTTAAAGCCGAACGTTACCCGCATCAGTCGGTTCCCGGAATTATCTCAATAACACAAGCAACCGAATTAGGAACACTTTATTCGGTTCATGAAATAAAAGCTTTGGCTGATTTATCACATAAATACAATCTTCTTTTGCATATTGATGGTGCCAGAATTACAAATGCAGCCGTTGCTTTAAATTGTACTATGAAAGAAATGATTACCGATACGGGTGTAGATATTCTCTCTTTTGGAGGAACAAAAAATGGTTTGATGTTTGGTGAGGCAGTAGTTTTTCTTAAACCTGAGCTCACTAGATATTTTGAATTATTCCGTAAACAAGGTATGCAGCTTGCTTCAAAAATGCGTTTTATTTCGGCTCAATTTACAGCTCTTTTAAGAAATGATGTCTGGAAAAAAAATGCCGCTAATGCAAATGCTATGGCGCAATATTTAGGCTTAAAATTGGCTGCGATTCCCGAAATAAAAATTAGTCAGAAAATTGAAACGAATGGTATTTGGGCAGTTATTCCAAAAGCTTTCGCAACGAAAATGCAAGAAGCTCAATTTTTCTATCCTTGGGATGAATCTAAGGACGAATACCGGATAATGACAGCTTTTGACACCACAAAAGAAGAGATTGATATTTTTATTAAATCTATATTATCTTAA
- the menD gene encoding 2-succinyl-5-enolpyruvyl-6-hydroxy-3-cyclohexene-1-carboxylic-acid synthase: MISDKKGLEHLSLLLIANNVKHIVFSPGSRNAPLIITFPRYKEFNCYSIVDERSAAFFALGIAQKTGETVVLSCTSGSALLNYAPALAEAYYQKIPLLVISSDRPENLIDRGDGQTIRQQNIYANYIKKSVQLLENPKTESELANYQTLALEAIAATQYPAKGPAHINIPFAEPIYGQKAKENPQIIALEKADKKVNILDSKFKELANIWNSSSKKMIIVGQQKPNKEFETILSEISKDSSVIVLSETTSNIYSPNFINCIDKTLATITPEKLENFLPDLLITINSNIVSKRIKAFLRTEKPYQHWHIDETNENLDTYFHLNRVIPILPKDFFEKISTLSRDISSDYKSNWLRQKEKSKQKHKEFLQTAPYSDFTVFNQLLKHLPSETTVHFANSTAVRYSQLFDINHRLHINSNRGTSGIDGSISTAVGSAWMSNKITTIISGDLSFFYDSNALWNKYVSPQLRIIVINNNGGGIFRFIEGPSKLPELEMFFETKHHRKAKSLAKEANIEYLSADSLESLKTALISFFNQGKKAKLLEIFTPNELNAKVLKDYFKSMA; the protein is encoded by the coding sequence ATGATTTCGGATAAAAAAGGACTCGAACACCTCAGCTTACTACTCATTGCCAATAATGTTAAACACATAGTTTTTTCACCCGGGAGTAGAAACGCCCCTTTAATTATCACTTTTCCTCGCTATAAAGAATTTAATTGTTATAGCATTGTTGATGAGCGTAGTGCAGCTTTTTTCGCCTTGGGAATTGCACAAAAAACCGGAGAAACAGTTGTTTTAAGTTGTACTTCGGGGAGTGCCTTATTAAATTATGCTCCGGCTCTTGCCGAAGCCTATTATCAAAAAATACCACTCCTCGTTATTTCGTCGGATAGACCTGAGAACCTGATTGACAGAGGTGATGGACAAACTATTCGTCAGCAAAATATTTATGCAAATTATATAAAAAAAAGTGTTCAGCTTTTGGAGAATCCTAAAACTGAAAGTGAATTAGCAAATTATCAAACACTTGCTTTGGAAGCTATAGCAGCTACCCAATATCCCGCTAAAGGACCGGCACATATCAACATTCCTTTTGCAGAGCCGATATACGGACAAAAAGCCAAAGAAAACCCACAAATAATTGCTTTAGAAAAAGCCGATAAAAAGGTTAATATTTTGGATAGTAAATTTAAAGAGTTAGCAAATATCTGGAATTCAAGCTCAAAAAAAATGATAATTGTTGGTCAGCAAAAACCAAATAAAGAGTTTGAAACTATTTTAAGCGAAATAAGTAAAGATTCGTCTGTAATCGTTTTAAGTGAAACTACATCTAATATTTACTCGCCAAATTTTATCAATTGTATAGATAAAACACTGGCAACTATCACTCCCGAAAAACTTGAGAACTTTCTTCCTGACTTATTGATTACGATAAACAGCAATATTGTTTCAAAAAGGATAAAAGCATTCCTACGAACAGAGAAGCCGTACCAACATTGGCATATTGATGAGACAAACGAAAATTTAGACACTTATTTTCATTTAAATCGGGTAATACCAATACTTCCCAAAGATTTCTTTGAAAAGATAAGCACATTGAGTCGGGATATTTCTTCAGATTACAAATCAAATTGGCTTAGACAAAAAGAGAAGTCGAAACAAAAACATAAAGAGTTTCTTCAAACAGCTCCCTATTCTGATTTTACCGTTTTCAATCAGCTCTTAAAACATTTACCTTCTGAAACTACTGTTCATTTTGCCAATAGTACAGCGGTAAGGTATTCTCAATTATTTGATATAAACCATAGATTACATATTAATTCTAATAGAGGAACCAGCGGGATAGACGGAAGTATATCTACTGCTGTCGGATCTGCTTGGATGAGCAATAAAATAACAACTATAATCAGTGGCGATTTGAGTTTCTTTTATGATAGCAATGCGCTTTGGAATAAATACGTTTCTCCACAATTACGAATTATTGTTATAAATAATAATGGAGGTGGAATTTTCCGTTTTATTGAAGGACCGAGTAAGCTTCCGGAGTTAGAGATGTTTTTTGAAACAAAACATCATCGAAAGGCTAAATCTTTAGCCAAAGAAGCAAATATTGAATATTTAAGTGCCGATTCGTTAGAAAGTTTAAAAACCGCTTTAATATCCTTTTTTAATCAAGGCAAAAAAGCAAAACTATTAGAAATTTTCACCCCTAATGAGCTAAATGCTAAAGTATTAAAGGATTATTTCAAGTCGATGGCTTAA
- a CDS encoding pyridoxal phosphate-dependent aminotransferase has product MINTPIDSNIVSKKITDSGIKEVGKASIREIKKLVDEIESATGEKFVRMEMGVPGLPPNKYGVEAQIDALRNGVAAIYPDIQGIPQLKTEIALFVKNFLDINVKPEGCLPTVGSMQGSFASFLALSRIYKERNTTLFIDPGFPVHKMQHKVLNLNFETFDVYNYRGDALREKLESYFSQGHIHSVIYSNPNNPSWICFTEKELKIIGDLANKYDIVVMEDLAYFAMDFRKDYSQVGQAPYQPSVAKYTDNYILFISSSKAFSYAGERIGMMVISDVLFERKFENLKNYYVNDLFGYSMVFGTIYPLSSGTSHSAQYGLMGVLKAANEGKFNFVEEVKIYGKKANVMKRLFTDNGFNIVYDKDEDNPIADGFYFTFSYPGMDGAELLNKLVYYGISAISLAITGSERYEGIRACTSLIKESQFGDLEYRLKAFNKDHK; this is encoded by the coding sequence ATGATAAATACACCAATTGACTCAAATATTGTAAGTAAAAAAATTACTGATAGCGGTATAAAAGAAGTTGGAAAAGCTTCGATACGCGAAATTAAGAAGCTTGTTGATGAGATCGAATCTGCCACAGGCGAAAAGTTTGTTCGTATGGAAATGGGAGTTCCTGGGTTACCTCCAAATAAGTATGGAGTAGAAGCGCAAATAGATGCGCTAAGAAATGGGGTGGCTGCTATTTATCCTGATATTCAAGGTATTCCGCAATTAAAGACGGAAATAGCTCTTTTTGTAAAGAACTTTTTAGATATAAATGTAAAGCCTGAAGGATGCTTGCCAACCGTTGGCTCTATGCAGGGTAGCTTTGCTTCCTTTTTAGCTCTGTCGCGTATATACAAAGAACGGAATACAACTTTATTTATCGATCCGGGTTTTCCCGTTCATAAAATGCAACATAAAGTTCTTAATCTGAATTTTGAAACTTTCGATGTATATAATTATCGAGGCGATGCATTACGAGAAAAGCTGGAAAGTTATTTTTCACAGGGGCATATTCATTCCGTAATTTATTCCAATCCAAATAACCCGTCGTGGATATGTTTTACAGAAAAAGAATTGAAAATAATAGGCGATTTAGCTAATAAATACGATATAGTTGTGATGGAAGATCTGGCCTATTTTGCAATGGATTTCCGCAAGGATTATTCGCAAGTCGGACAAGCCCCGTATCAGCCTAGTGTTGCCAAATATACCGATAATTATATTCTATTTATTTCTTCATCTAAAGCATTTAGTTATGCCGGAGAGCGAATAGGAATGATGGTAATTAGTGATGTTTTGTTTGAGCGAAAATTTGAGAATCTAAAGAATTATTATGTCAATGATTTATTTGGCTATTCTATGGTTTTCGGAACAATTTACCCCTTAAGTTCGGGTACTTCTCACTCTGCACAATATGGTTTGATGGGTGTTTTGAAAGCGGCTAACGAAGGCAAATTTAATTTTGTGGAAGAGGTAAAAATATACGGTAAAAAAGCTAATGTAATGAAGCGTTTATTTACCGATAATGGTTTTAATATTGTTTATGATAAGGATGAGGATAATCCCATTGCCGATGGTTTTTATTTTACTTTTTCCTATCCCGGAATGGATGGTGCAGAATTATTGAATAAGCTCGTTTATTATGGTATTAGTGCCATTTCTTTAGCTATTACCGGAAGTGAAAGATATGAAGGAATCAGGGCTTGTACTTCATTGATTAAAGAAAGTCAGTTTGGCGATTTGGAATATCGATTGAAAGCTTTTAATAAGGATCATAAATAA